The Tindallia magadiensis genome includes a window with the following:
- a CDS encoding asparaginase, which translates to MQKSKVAVVFTGGTISMTVDKRIGAAIPSLSGEQILSLVTNIDRLADIESVNFSSIPGPHMTPERMMDLCEVVEKLLQREDIEGVVVTHGTDTLEETAYLMDLKINSEKPVVVVGAMRNSSELGYDGPSNLAAAVCTAISKESQNKGVLVVMNNEVNAASEVTKASTLSLNTFQSLEFGPLGIVDNDEVIFHREVVNRQTIPSKELVKGVSLIKCTAGMDGSLVRFCVDRGDQGIVLEALGRGNVPPEMLEDLEYALNQDVVIVMVSRCPTGRVLGTYGYPGGGKELKDMGVILGGDLPGQKARIKLMLALGLRENQQKIRDIFESQQYKS; encoded by the coding sequence ATGCAAAAATCAAAAGTTGCTGTTGTTTTCACGGGAGGAACTATTTCGATGACGGTGGATAAGCGCATAGGCGCGGCGATACCATCTTTATCAGGAGAACAAATTCTCTCGCTTGTTACCAATATTGACCGGCTTGCTGATATTGAATCTGTTAACTTTTCATCAATCCCTGGGCCGCATATGACACCAGAGCGCATGATGGATTTATGTGAAGTGGTTGAAAAGCTTCTTCAAAGAGAGGATATTGAAGGAGTGGTAGTGACTCATGGTACGGACACTCTGGAGGAAACGGCTTATTTAATGGATTTAAAAATCAATTCCGAAAAGCCTGTGGTGGTAGTTGGTGCTATGCGCAATAGCTCGGAACTTGGGTATGATGGGCCAAGCAATCTAGCAGCGGCTGTTTGTACAGCTATTTCAAAAGAGTCGCAAAACAAAGGTGTTTTAGTGGTAATGAATAATGAAGTGAACGCGGCAAGCGAAGTGACAAAGGCCAGCACCTTAAGCTTAAACACATTTCAATCACTGGAATTTGGTCCGTTGGGAATTGTAGATAATGATGAAGTTATTTTTCATCGTGAGGTAGTGAATCGTCAGACTATTCCTTCAAAAGAATTAGTTAAAGGAGTTTCCTTAATCAAATGCACAGCAGGAATGGATGGGTCTTTGGTTCGATTCTGTGTGGATCGTGGTGATCAAGGAATTGTTTTGGAAGCATTAGGAAGAGGGAATGTACCACCGGAAATGCTTGAAGATTTGGAGTATGCATTAAATCAGGATGTTGTCATTGTGATGGTTTCACGTTGCCCGACGGGAAGAGTTCTGGGAACTTACGGATATCCGGGAGGCGGGAAAGAACTGAAAGATATGGGTGTTATTTTAGGGGGAGATCTTCCAGGTCAGAAAGCTAGGATAAAACTTATGTTAGCTTTAGGATTGAGAGAAAATCAGCAAAAGATAAGGGATATTTTTGAAAGCCAACAGTATAAATCTTAA
- a CDS encoding metallophosphoesterase, producing the protein MGKFVSESKAFICGLAHQPYIPGALRKSKGPFILHISDTPVQIYEFMFKVVKAIKPAVIIHTGDLADNYKIENRKEQIPHYKRAVKYFMETLKIAAEETEIIVTLGNHDLENVIDECEKISIDPEQPVILFNKNFFLHHEMCIEGKEKGYYCFGHQYEPEHRTINGVVYLNGLLNINVIDVNKWEIYHLKYPIGTNEYRKMTHRRTGL; encoded by the coding sequence ATGGGAAAGTTTGTTAGTGAATCCAAAGCGTTTATTTGTGGGTTAGCTCATCAGCCTTATATTCCTGGAGCATTGAGGAAGAGCAAAGGACCTTTTATTCTTCATATCAGTGATACACCGGTGCAAATATATGAATTTATGTTTAAGGTAGTAAAGGCGATAAAACCAGCTGTTATTATTCACACTGGAGATTTAGCAGACAATTATAAAATTGAAAACAGAAAAGAACAAATACCACATTATAAAAGAGCTGTGAAATATTTTATGGAAACATTGAAAATAGCAGCTGAAGAAACAGAAATCATTGTAACCTTGGGAAATCATGATCTTGAAAACGTCATCGATGAGTGTGAAAAAATTTCCATTGATCCAGAGCAACCAGTAATATTATTTAATAAAAATTTTTTTCTTCACCATGAAATGTGTATAGAAGGTAAAGAAAAAGGTTATTACTGCTTTGGTCATCAATATGAGCCAGAACATCGAACCATCAATGGTGTCGTTTATTTGAATGGATTACTAAATATAAATGTAATAGATGTCAACAAATGGGAAATATATCATCTTAAGTATCCGATCGGAACCAATGAATACCGGAAAATGACTCATCGGCGAACAGGACTATAG
- a CDS encoding methylenetetrahydrofolate reductase: MLKEKIINRKSGILLYGLTPPKNNQPEDKLFEISKRQIDRIEKMDIDGLVLYDIQDEQERCLEERPFPYMKTVDPEKYSDTYLKALRMPKIIYKCVGKHSVEDLEKWVNNDSEETRISVFVGAATGNQSVSIHLPEAYEMASAKGTNFLLGGVAIPERHISKKNEHSRVINKEDKGCRFFVSQAVYNIEASKNFLSDYYYRCLEEEKNMSPMIFTLTPCGSVKTLKFMKWLGVSIPGWMENELIHSQDTLNQSLQLSKNVFEELLEFAAKKKIPIGCNVESVSIKKEEIDASIALLKDVRKLMG, translated from the coding sequence ATGCTGAAAGAAAAAATCATCAATCGAAAATCAGGGATTTTATTGTATGGATTGACACCACCTAAAAATAATCAACCGGAAGATAAACTGTTTGAAATATCAAAACGCCAGATCGATCGAATTGAAAAAATGGATATTGATGGATTGGTTCTTTATGATATTCAAGATGAGCAGGAAAGGTGTCTAGAAGAAAGACCATTTCCATACATGAAAACAGTAGATCCGGAAAAGTACAGTGATACATATTTGAAGGCATTAAGAATGCCTAAAATTATCTATAAATGTGTTGGGAAACATTCGGTAGAGGATCTGGAAAAATGGGTAAATAATGATAGCGAGGAAACACGCATATCCGTCTTTGTTGGTGCAGCTACTGGCAATCAGTCTGTTTCTATTCATTTGCCAGAAGCTTATGAAATGGCAAGCGCCAAAGGGACGAACTTTTTGTTAGGGGGAGTGGCGATTCCGGAAAGGCATATTAGCAAAAAAAATGAACATTCAAGAGTGATCAACAAAGAAGATAAGGGGTGTCGGTTTTTTGTTTCTCAAGCCGTATATAATATTGAAGCTTCAAAAAACTTTTTGTCGGACTATTACTACCGTTGCTTAGAAGAAGAAAAGAATATGTCACCAATGATTTTTACATTAACACCTTGTGGCTCGGTTAAAACATTGAAATTTATGAAATGGCTTGGTGTTAGCATACCTGGTTGGATGGAAAATGAGCTGATTCATTCTCAAGATACGCTGAATCAATCCTTGCAATTATCCAAGAACGTTTTTGAAGAATTGTTAGAATTTGCGGCAAAGAAAAAAATACCTATAGGGTGCAATGTTGAAAGTGTTTCGATAAAAAAAGAAGAAATTGATGCATCCATTGCATTGTTAAAAGATGTACGCAAATTAATGGGGTGA
- a CDS encoding MoaD/ThiS family protein, producing the protein MLIKVRLFATLREGRGKEVELKPEGEIIGKELLEILEIDEDDVAIYLVNGRDGKMDAKIENGDVISIFPPVGGG; encoded by the coding sequence ATGCTCATTAAAGTTAGGCTTTTTGCCACTCTTCGTGAAGGAAGAGGAAAAGAGGTAGAACTTAAACCTGAAGGAGAAATCATAGGAAAAGAGCTACTTGAGATTTTAGAGATTGATGAAGATGATGTAGCGATTTATCTTGTTAATGGAAGAGATGGAAAAATGGACGCAAAGATAGAAAATGGCGATGTGATTTCAATTTTTCCGCCAGTAGGTGGAGGGTAA
- a CDS encoding aldehyde ferredoxin oxidoreductase family protein, with translation MYGYTGEILRINLSTGDVKKEALDKELAKLYVGGRGLAEKMFSNEVDAKVDALSPENKLFFATGPLSGTPTPTGGRYMAITKSPLTGTIASSNSGGRWGAELKFAGYDMIVLEGKAEKPVYISINDDKVEIKDASHLWGKMTSETTKMLLETEGEKVKVLNIGPGGEKLSKIAAIMNDYDRAAGRSGVGAVMGSKNLKAITVKGSGKPEVADKDKLKEVVKRSNAQIRENGVTGTGLPTYGTAVLVNIINENGVFPTNNFQQATFDKAEEISGETLAEKYLIKNTGCYGCPIACGRHCEVEDGIESGGPEYETIWGYGADCGVSDMKSIIKANYWCNEVGLDTISTSCTIAAAMELYQKGLIKDDELDGLSLEFGNSEAVIEWTKRMGMREGLGDKMAEGSYRLGEMYGAPELSMSVKKQELPAYDPRAIQGQGLAYATSNRGGCHVRAYLISPEILALPEKLDRFDAAGKPEWVKIFQDLTAAIDSSGLCLFTSFAMTADDYADMLTAVTGIEYTAESLLQAGERIWNMEKVFNMNSGITPEEDTLPPRLLNEEIKEGPSKGERSLLAEMLPAYYEVRGWDAKGAPTEGKLKELSIE, from the coding sequence ATGTACGGGTATACAGGTGAAATTTTAAGAATCAATTTATCTACAGGGGATGTTAAAAAAGAGGCCTTGGATAAGGAATTGGCAAAGTTATACGTTGGTGGACGAGGGTTGGCGGAAAAAATGTTTTCAAACGAGGTAGATGCCAAAGTGGACGCCCTTAGTCCGGAAAACAAACTATTTTTTGCAACAGGTCCTTTGAGTGGAACACCTACTCCTACTGGTGGACGTTATATGGCTATTACAAAATCGCCATTAACAGGAACCATTGCTTCTTCTAACTCAGGTGGAAGATGGGGTGCTGAATTGAAATTTGCCGGGTACGATATGATCGTACTGGAAGGAAAAGCAGAGAAACCTGTCTATATTAGTATCAACGATGATAAGGTTGAGATTAAAGATGCGTCCCATTTATGGGGGAAAATGACGAGCGAAACAACAAAAATGCTATTGGAAACAGAAGGAGAAAAAGTGAAGGTTCTTAATATCGGTCCTGGTGGAGAGAAACTTTCTAAAATTGCCGCGATTATGAACGACTATGATCGTGCTGCCGGCCGTTCTGGTGTTGGGGCTGTTATGGGTTCTAAAAATCTTAAGGCTATTACGGTGAAGGGCTCTGGAAAGCCGGAAGTTGCTGATAAAGATAAGCTCAAAGAAGTGGTAAAACGCTCCAATGCACAAATCCGAGAAAATGGCGTAACAGGCACTGGATTGCCGACTTACGGAACAGCTGTTCTTGTTAATATTATTAACGAAAACGGAGTCTTTCCTACAAACAACTTCCAACAAGCCACCTTTGACAAGGCTGAGGAGATAAGTGGCGAAACCCTGGCGGAGAAATATCTGATAAAAAATACCGGATGTTACGGATGTCCTATTGCCTGTGGAAGGCATTGTGAAGTAGAGGATGGTATTGAAAGCGGTGGTCCTGAATATGAAACTATTTGGGGTTACGGGGCTGATTGTGGAGTATCTGATATGAAATCCATTATCAAAGCAAATTACTGGTGTAATGAGGTAGGCTTGGATACGATTTCAACTTCTTGTACAATTGCAGCAGCAATGGAGCTATACCAAAAGGGACTTATTAAAGATGACGAACTAGATGGACTATCACTAGAGTTTGGAAACAGTGAAGCGGTTATTGAGTGGACAAAGCGAATGGGTATGAGAGAAGGTTTGGGCGATAAAATGGCAGAAGGCTCTTATCGATTAGGTGAGATGTATGGTGCTCCGGAATTATCGATGAGTGTTAAAAAACAGGAGCTGCCAGCTTATGACCCGCGCGCCATTCAAGGACAAGGATTGGCCTATGCTACTTCTAATCGAGGTGGATGTCATGTGCGTGCATATTTAATTTCGCCTGAAATTCTGGCATTACCAGAAAAACTCGATCGATTTGATGCGGCTGGTAAACCGGAATGGGTAAAAATATTCCAAGACCTGACAGCAGCAATTGACTCTAGTGGTCTCTGTCTGTTCACCTCTTTTGCAATGACGGCTGATGATTATGCAGATATGCTTACAGCCGTAACAGGAATCGAGTATACGGCAGAATCCTTGCTTCAGGCAGGTGAGAGAATCTGGAATATGGAAAAAGTGTTTAATATGAACTCTGGCATCACTCCAGAAGAGGACACATTGCCACCAAGATTACTCAACGAAGAAATTAAAGAAGGTCCATCAAAAGGAGAAAGATCTTTATTAGCTGAAATGCTGCCAGCTTATTATGAAGTAAGAGGTTGGGATGCAAAAGGCGCGCCGACAGAGGGTAAGTTAAAAGAACTGAGCATTGAATAA
- a CDS encoding sigma-54-dependent Fis family transcriptional regulator: protein MKGNGVGMKNVEEIYRLSEQKDQNKMKEYIKRSHARSFRYGVEMGRIFSSKILRGEELHDKLQENRELIQTARPFIEQLCDFVKGSGFFAILTDWEGCILDIRGDEKVLKEAERLQMICGAYMHEKHIGTNAMGTALVEESPVQVDGDEHYVTAYHRWTCSAAPIRNPKGKIIGTLDLTGCSHLVNSHTLGMVVAAVNAIEHMLNIREANQKLKLAKKAISTIIDSITFGIFTVGPKGYIKTLNTAAIQMLGYDADETRGMHISQLVESWDIIQQNLDRGVEYVEDELNIFGKTKRIHCSFTTYPISSEDKSFSGIVCLIREVKKARKMAHKIMGNRAVYTFDKIIGRNKKFMDIIDYARKAADSTSTIMITGESGVGKEVFAQAIHNASKRRDEAFVAINCGALPRTLIESELFGYEEGAFTGAKRGGQPGKFEWADGGTLFLDEIGEMPYDMQTNLLRVLETGKLFRVGGNKELDVDVRIIAATNKNLKQEVEKGNFRRDLYYRLNVVPLDIIPLRERKDDISLLVDYFITVKSTKLGKTPVFLTWDQLDRLMNYSWPGNIRELENAVEQIINLNTCHLWEAEKTAGMMVEDDLQSNIQENVSQIASLEEIEKQHIEKAYHFFNGNVSLTSQALGIGRNTFYRKAKKYAIACSKKEQ from the coding sequence TTGAAAGGGAATGGTGTAGGCATGAAAAATGTGGAGGAAATTTATCGTCTTAGTGAGCAAAAGGATCAAAATAAGATGAAAGAGTATATCAAGCGATCTCATGCCAGAAGTTTTCGTTATGGGGTTGAGATGGGGAGGATTTTTAGCTCGAAAATTCTTCGCGGCGAAGAACTACATGATAAACTACAAGAAAATCGCGAACTCATTCAAACAGCCCGTCCCTTTATTGAACAACTCTGCGATTTCGTAAAAGGATCCGGTTTTTTTGCTATCCTAACGGATTGGGAAGGATGTATTTTAGATATCCGTGGGGATGAAAAGGTTCTTAAAGAAGCAGAACGTCTACAAATGATTTGTGGTGCCTATATGCACGAAAAACACATTGGCACCAATGCCATGGGGACGGCGTTGGTAGAAGAATCTCCAGTACAGGTAGATGGTGATGAGCATTATGTTACAGCTTATCATCGATGGACCTGTTCGGCAGCGCCTATTCGAAATCCGAAGGGAAAAATCATTGGAACCCTGGATCTTACTGGGTGTTCTCACTTGGTTAATTCTCATACATTAGGAATGGTGGTAGCGGCTGTTAATGCCATTGAGCATATGTTGAACATTCGTGAAGCAAATCAAAAGTTAAAGTTAGCAAAAAAAGCAATTTCGACGATTATTGATTCAATTACCTTCGGCATTTTTACCGTGGGGCCGAAGGGTTATATAAAAACATTGAATACAGCCGCTATTCAAATGCTTGGCTATGACGCGGATGAAACCAGAGGGATGCATATATCCCAATTGGTAGAAAGCTGGGATATCATTCAGCAAAATCTTGATAGAGGGGTTGAATATGTTGAAGATGAACTGAATATTTTTGGTAAAACAAAAAGGATACACTGTTCCTTTACAACCTACCCGATTTCCTCTGAAGATAAGAGTTTCAGCGGTATTGTATGCCTTATAAGGGAAGTTAAGAAAGCAAGAAAGATGGCTCATAAGATAATGGGGAATAGGGCGGTATATACCTTCGATAAAATAATCGGACGAAATAAAAAATTTATGGATATTATTGATTATGCTAGAAAAGCAGCAGATAGCACATCTACCATTATGATAACCGGAGAGAGTGGTGTTGGAAAAGAAGTGTTTGCTCAAGCTATTCATAATGCCAGCAAAAGGAGGGACGAAGCTTTTGTTGCCATTAATTGTGGTGCATTGCCGAGGACGCTCATCGAATCGGAGTTATTTGGATATGAAGAAGGAGCGTTTACAGGTGCTAAAAGAGGTGGGCAGCCAGGGAAGTTTGAATGGGCAGACGGAGGAACTTTGTTTTTGGATGAAATTGGCGAAATGCCCTACGACATGCAAACAAATCTTTTGAGAGTTTTGGAAACAGGGAAACTCTTTCGGGTTGGTGGGAATAAAGAATTAGATGTTGATGTGCGCATTATTGCAGCAACGAATAAAAACCTGAAGCAGGAAGTTGAAAAAGGTAACTTTAGAAGAGATCTATACTATCGCCTTAATGTGGTACCACTAGATATTATACCGCTAAGAGAAAGAAAAGATGACATCAGTTTACTGGTAGACTATTTTATTACCGTTAAATCGACAAAATTAGGAAAAACTCCTGTGTTTCTTACTTGGGATCAACTTGATCGGCTGATGAACTATTCTTGGCCAGGAAATATAAGGGAATTAGAAAATGCGGTGGAGCAAATTATTAATTTGAACACCTGTCATTTATGGGAAGCAGAAAAAACAGCAGGAATGATGGTAGAAGATGATCTTCAGTCGAATATCCAGGAAAATGTTTCGCAGATTGCTTCTTTAGAAGAAATAGAAAAACAGCATATCGAAAAAGCATATCATTTTTTTAATGGAAATGTGTCCCTAACATCGCAGGCATTAGGAATAGGGAGAAACACCTTTTATCGGAAGGCGAAAAAATATGCCATCGCATGCTCTAAAAAGGAACAGTGA
- the tpx gene encoding thiol peroxidase, protein MEKRKGIVTMKGNPVTLVGNPLHKGQVAPDFTALNLDLSPFTLSENIGKKIVISVAPSLDTEICNLQTIYFNEEAAKLENTLLLSISMDLPFALKRYCAAKGIDNALVLSDHREADFGLKYGFLMEEFRLLARGIVIIDEKGVLRYGQIVPEIAQEPDYDEALSFLKQM, encoded by the coding sequence ATGGAAAAAAGAAAAGGTATTGTAACAATGAAGGGAAATCCTGTTACGTTAGTAGGTAATCCACTGCATAAAGGTCAGGTGGCACCTGATTTTACAGCACTCAATCTGGACTTGTCGCCCTTTACCCTCAGTGAAAATATTGGTAAAAAAATTGTTATTAGTGTGGCGCCATCTCTTGATACGGAAATTTGCAATTTACAAACGATCTATTTTAATGAAGAAGCAGCTAAGTTGGAAAACACATTACTACTCAGCATCAGCATGGATTTACCGTTTGCCCTTAAGCGCTATTGTGCTGCAAAAGGAATTGATAACGCATTAGTACTTTCGGATCATAGGGAAGCGGATTTTGGTCTTAAATATGGTTTTTTAATGGAAGAATTTCGTCTATTAGCTAGGGGTATTGTTATTATTGATGAAAAAGGGGTGCTGCGATACGGACAGATAGTGCCGGAAATTGCTCAGGAGCCTGACTATGATGAAGCTTTGTCTTTCTTGAAACAAATGTAA